One Sanguibacter keddieii DSM 10542 genomic window carries:
- a CDS encoding phosphodiester glycosidase family protein produces MNPTTRTPRPRRVRRAVLAGALAVALPVAGGTAWALDRYVVEHVEIADVAAYEASMQASAATTTTGSTSTTTETADAASAAVLTDTTYTSDDADVTVSTVTTGTGDDTVTYYVADVTLTDATVLRSAFAQNAFGENITETTSDIAADNDAVFAVNGDYYGFRDTGIVIRNGVVYRDEGARQGLAFYTDGHVEVYDETATTADQLVADGVWNTLSFGPALLEDGEVLSGIEDVEVDTNIGNHSIQGEQPRTAVGVVDDNHLVFVVVDGRSPGYSAGVTMTGLAEIMQGLGATTAYNLDGGGSSTMYFGGELVNDPLGRGDERGTSDILYIGG; encoded by the coding sequence ATGAACCCGACGACCCGCACCCCCCGCCCCCGACGCGTCCGCCGCGCCGTGCTCGCCGGGGCCCTCGCCGTCGCGCTGCCCGTCGCGGGCGGCACGGCCTGGGCCCTCGACCGGTACGTCGTGGAGCACGTGGAGATCGCCGACGTGGCCGCCTACGAGGCCAGCATGCAGGCGTCTGCCGCGACCACCACGACCGGCAGCACCTCGACGACGACCGAGACCGCCGACGCCGCGTCGGCAGCGGTCCTCACCGACACGACCTACACCTCCGACGACGCCGACGTCACCGTCTCGACGGTGACGACCGGCACCGGGGACGACACCGTCACCTACTACGTGGCCGACGTGACGCTCACCGACGCGACCGTCCTGCGGTCCGCCTTCGCGCAGAACGCCTTCGGCGAGAACATCACCGAGACCACCTCGGACATCGCGGCCGACAACGACGCGGTCTTCGCGGTCAACGGCGACTACTACGGGTTCCGCGACACCGGGATCGTCATCCGCAACGGCGTCGTGTACCGCGACGAGGGCGCACGCCAGGGTCTGGCCTTCTACACCGACGGTCACGTCGAGGTCTACGACGAGACCGCGACCACCGCCGACCAGCTCGTGGCCGACGGCGTCTGGAACACGCTGTCCTTCGGTCCCGCGCTCTTGGAGGACGGCGAGGTCCTCTCCGGGATCGAGGACGTCGAGGTCGACACGAACATCGGCAACCACTCCATCCAGGGCGAGCAGCCACGCACCGCCGTCGGTGTGGTCGACGACAACCACCTGGTGTTCGTGGTGGTCGACGGCCGCAGCCCCGGCTACAGCGCCGGCGTCACCATGACCGGCCTCGCCGAGATCATGCAGGGACTGGGGGCCACGACCGCCTACAACCTCGACGGCGGAGGGTCGTCGACCATGTACTTCGGCGGGGAGCTGGTCAACGACCCGCTCGGCCGGGGCGACGAGCGCGGCACCTCCGACATCCTGTACATCGGCGGGTGA
- a CDS encoding Gfo/Idh/MocA family protein produces MTLSVEPSDTTTISLTDAVPSPADAPAVRWGILGAGGIAGAFARAVTQDTASTVVAVGSRDAAKARAFADEHLGDDAGQAHVHDSYEALVADPDVDVVYVATPHSHHRDHALLAIEAGKHVLVEKAFTQSAAEADEVLAAARAQGVTVMEAMWTRFLPHVATIHEIIARGDIGRVVTVVADHGQYFDVPPEHRLVNPELAGGALLDLGVYPVSFAHDILGAPTSVTAVGQLTDTGVDGQVSVVFDYEGGQQALLHTTLWSATPTTASISGTEGRIEIDGAFYTPTSFRVVRRDGTTQTYTTPEVQGLAFEAAEVARLVTEGRTESERMSWQGTLDVMTSLDEIRRQVGVVYPGEERGV; encoded by the coding sequence ATGACTCTCAGCGTCGAACCGTCAGACACCACGACCATCTCCCTCACCGACGCCGTGCCCTCCCCGGCCGACGCCCCCGCCGTGCGGTGGGGCATCCTCGGGGCCGGCGGCATCGCCGGTGCCTTCGCCCGCGCGGTCACCCAGGACACGGCCTCGACCGTGGTCGCGGTCGGCTCGCGGGACGCGGCCAAGGCGCGCGCCTTCGCCGACGAGCACCTCGGCGACGACGCCGGTCAGGCTCACGTGCACGACTCCTACGAGGCGCTCGTCGCCGACCCGGACGTCGACGTCGTCTACGTCGCGACGCCGCACTCGCACCACCGTGACCACGCCCTCCTGGCCATCGAGGCCGGCAAGCACGTCCTCGTCGAGAAGGCCTTCACGCAGTCGGCCGCCGAGGCCGACGAGGTGCTGGCCGCGGCGCGCGCCCAGGGCGTCACGGTCATGGAGGCCATGTGGACCCGGTTCCTGCCGCACGTGGCCACGATCCACGAGATCATCGCCCGCGGTGACATCGGTCGTGTCGTCACGGTCGTCGCGGACCACGGGCAGTACTTCGACGTCCCGCCCGAGCACCGCCTCGTCAACCCCGAGCTCGCCGGCGGTGCGCTCCTCGACCTCGGGGTGTACCCGGTGTCCTTCGCGCACGACATCCTCGGTGCGCCCACCTCGGTCACGGCCGTCGGCCAGCTGACCGACACCGGTGTCGACGGCCAGGTGAGCGTCGTCTTCGACTACGAGGGCGGCCAGCAGGCGCTGCTGCACACCACCCTGTGGTCGGCCACGCCCACGACCGCGAGCATCTCGGGCACCGAGGGCCGCATCGAGATCGACGGTGCCTTCTACACGCCCACCTCGTTCCGCGTGGTGCGCCGCGACGGCACCACGCAGACCTACACGACGCCCGAGGTGCAGGGCCTGGCCTTCGAGGCCGCCGAGGTCGCCCGCCTGGTGACCGAGGGCCGGACCGAGTCCGAGCGCATGTCGTGGCAGGGGACGCTCGACGTGATGACCTCGCTCGACGAGATCCGCCGGCAGGTCGGCGTGGTCTACCCGGGCGAGGAGCGCGGCGTATGA
- a CDS encoding response regulator transcription factor, with protein sequence MAPQDPTSRAALPRLTRADGSPLRVLVVDDEPNLAELLTSALRYEGWDVSTALDGQTAVRLARETVPDVIVLDIMLGDIDGLEVLRRIRQQQEGVPVLFLTARDSVEDRVAGLTAGGDDYVTKPFSLEEVVARLRGLLRRAGASAARDEARLVVGDLTLDEDSHEVDRAGQEIHLTATEFELLRYLMRNARRVMSKSQILDRVWQYDFGGQANIVELYISYLRRKIDAGREPMIHTLRGVGYVLKPAVLTSEQAAATAPREPVAAGTEPAA encoded by the coding sequence ATGGCACCCCAGGACCCCACCTCTCGCGCAGCCCTCCCGCGTCTCACCCGCGCCGACGGCAGCCCGCTGCGCGTGCTCGTCGTCGACGACGAGCCCAACCTCGCCGAGCTCCTCACCTCGGCGCTGCGCTACGAGGGCTGGGACGTGTCGACGGCCCTCGACGGCCAGACGGCCGTCCGCCTGGCCCGCGAGACCGTGCCCGACGTGATCGTCCTCGACATCATGCTCGGTGACATCGACGGCCTCGAGGTGCTCCGCCGCATCCGCCAGCAGCAGGAGGGCGTGCCGGTGCTGTTCCTCACCGCCCGCGACTCCGTGGAGGACCGCGTCGCGGGCCTCACCGCGGGCGGCGACGACTACGTGACCAAGCCCTTCAGCCTCGAGGAGGTCGTCGCCCGGCTGCGCGGCCTGCTGCGCCGGGCCGGGGCGAGCGCCGCCCGCGACGAGGCCCGGCTGGTGGTCGGCGACCTCACCCTCGACGAGGACTCCCACGAGGTGGACCGTGCCGGCCAGGAGATCCACCTCACCGCGACCGAGTTCGAGCTGCTGCGCTACCTCATGCGCAACGCCCGACGCGTCATGTCCAAGTCGCAGATCCTCGACCGCGTGTGGCAGTACGACTTCGGCGGGCAGGCCAACATCGTCGAGCTCTACATCTCGTACCTGCGTCGCAAGATCGACGCCGGGCGCGAGCCCATGATCCACACCCTCCGCGGCGTCGGCTACGTGCTCAAGCCGGCGGTGCTCACCTCCGAGCAGGCTGCCGCCACCGCCCCCCGGGAGCCCGTCGCCGCGGGGACAGAGCCGGCTGCGTGA
- a CDS encoding sensor histidine kinase, whose amino-acid sequence MSAAPLHGAPTGPGDDAAPRAGRRRPWTLRRQLVALVIGLVLLICSVLAVLSTLSLRSELLGQIRDDLTQASARATDRPQGLGSGSTPPSTVDPGSVPGETPGPYQVPGQATGDIDVLFSGSTVVRAGYFDEAGEFRSLVGTEQLATLDALPTDRQIHEVDLGDLGTYLAISTTTPSGDKVVTAKSTAPADDPLRAYVVVEVALIVLAVALAAATGTVLVRRALRPLERVAGTALRVSELPLDRGEVAEIRGVDVHDTDERTEVGTVGAALNRMLGHVESSLAARHESETQVRQFVADASHELRTPLASIRGYAELVRRSPDDVPTDTLRALDRIESEALRMGALVEDLLLLARLDAGRPLEREQVDLVVLAVDALADAHAASPDHAWELDLPGGAEDDGFPDVADAEDADGVVVRGDEARLRQVLVNLLSNARVHTPPGTRVVLGLRTAGEEVVVTVTDDGPGIPSTLLPTLFQRFSRGDAARNRVGGSTGLGMAIAQAIVQEHGGSVTVRSPASPQTSTGSEGPAGRDPRAGSGPGTTFEVTLPSAPAGDAHRETRA is encoded by the coding sequence GTGAGCGCCGCCCCTCTGCACGGGGCCCCGACCGGCCCAGGGGACGACGCCGCCCCGCGTGCTGGCAGGCGACGACCGTGGACCCTGCGCCGCCAGCTCGTGGCGCTCGTCATCGGGCTCGTGCTGCTCATCTGCTCCGTGCTCGCCGTGCTCTCCACCCTGTCGCTGCGCTCCGAGCTGCTCGGGCAGATCCGCGACGACCTGACGCAGGCGAGCGCCCGTGCGACCGACCGCCCGCAGGGTCTCGGCTCCGGCTCCACCCCGCCCTCGACGGTCGACCCCGGCTCCGTCCCGGGTGAGACGCCCGGCCCCTACCAGGTGCCCGGGCAGGCCACCGGCGACATCGACGTCCTCTTCTCCGGGAGCACCGTGGTGCGCGCGGGGTACTTCGACGAGGCAGGTGAGTTCCGGTCCCTCGTCGGCACCGAGCAGCTGGCCACGCTCGACGCGCTCCCGACCGACCGCCAGATCCACGAGGTCGACCTGGGCGACCTCGGCACCTACCTCGCGATCTCGACCACCACTCCGTCCGGGGACAAGGTGGTCACCGCCAAGTCGACCGCCCCCGCCGACGACCCGCTGCGCGCCTACGTGGTCGTCGAGGTCGCGCTCATCGTGCTCGCCGTGGCGCTCGCCGCCGCGACTGGCACGGTCCTCGTCCGTCGCGCGCTGCGCCCCCTCGAGCGCGTCGCCGGCACGGCGCTGCGGGTCTCCGAGCTGCCGCTCGACCGCGGCGAGGTCGCCGAGATCCGCGGCGTCGACGTGCACGACACCGACGAGCGCACCGAGGTCGGCACCGTGGGCGCCGCGCTCAACCGGATGCTCGGGCACGTCGAGTCCTCGCTCGCGGCCCGGCACGAGTCCGAGACCCAGGTGCGGCAGTTCGTCGCCGACGCCAGCCACGAGCTGCGCACCCCGCTCGCCTCGATCCGCGGCTACGCCGAGCTCGTGCGTCGGTCCCCCGACGACGTCCCGACCGACACCCTGCGCGCCCTCGACCGCATCGAGTCGGAGGCGCTGCGGATGGGCGCTCTCGTCGAGGACCTGCTGCTGCTCGCCCGGCTCGACGCGGGCCGTCCGCTCGAGCGCGAGCAGGTCGACCTCGTGGTCCTGGCGGTCGACGCCCTGGCCGACGCGCACGCGGCGAGCCCCGACCACGCGTGGGAGCTCGACCTGCCGGGTGGGGCGGAGGACGACGGGTTCCCTGACGTCGCAGACGCGGAGGACGCCGACGGCGTGGTCGTCCGGGGCGACGAGGCTCGGCTCCGGCAGGTCCTCGTCAACCTGCTGAGCAACGCCCGCGTCCACACGCCCCCGGGCACCCGGGTGGTGCTCGGGCTGCGCACCGCGGGCGAGGAGGTCGTCGTGACCGTGACCGACGACGGCCCGGGGATCCCGTCCACCCTGCTCCCCACGCTCTTCCAGCGCTTCAGCCGCGGCGACGCCGCCCGGAACCGGGTGGGCGGCTCGACCGGCCTGGGGATGGCCATCGCCCAGGCGATCGTCCAGGAGCACGGCGGCAGTGTCACGGTGCGCAGCCCTGCCAGCCCCCAGACGTCCACCGGCTCCGAAGGACCGGCCGGGCGGGACCCGAGGGCCGGGTCGGGCCCCGGCACGACCTTCGAGGTGACCCTCCCGTCAGCCCCGGCGGGCGACGCCCACCGGGAGACCCGGGCCTAG
- a CDS encoding glycosyltransferase, which produces MIVLVPAYEPSRTLVELVGSLATHPGVRVVVVDDGSGPAYASVFDATRAAGATVLTHPANRGKGAALRTGFAHVVAAHPGDDVVCADCDGQHSVVDVLRVADRVRTSQASMVLGSRLFVGDVPLRSRLGNSVTRTLFRLATGLRVHDTQTGLRGYPASSLPWLLSVGGDRYEYELDLLLQASASGRTVEEVEIATIYLDDNAASHFRPVVDSLRIYAPLLRFCLASLAAFVVDTVALLVLHAVTGSLLGSVVGARALSSAVNFTTNRRLVFTSGRDKPVAAAAVQYYAVVALLLAGNYALLLALTSAGVALLPAKVLTELTLFVLGYELQRRVVFARPERLRRDPGVGDHADAPLSTPVAGTGARRGRRGPGAPSTR; this is translated from the coding sequence GTGATCGTCCTCGTCCCGGCCTACGAGCCGTCCCGCACCCTCGTCGAGCTCGTCGGCTCGCTCGCCACCCACCCGGGTGTCCGCGTGGTCGTCGTGGACGACGGCTCCGGCCCCGCCTACGCCTCGGTCTTCGACGCGACCCGCGCCGCCGGGGCCACGGTCCTCACGCACCCCGCGAACCGCGGCAAGGGCGCCGCCCTGCGGACCGGCTTCGCGCACGTCGTGGCCGCCCACCCCGGTGACGACGTCGTCTGCGCCGACTGCGACGGGCAGCACAGCGTCGTCGACGTCCTCCGGGTCGCCGACCGGGTGCGCACCTCGCAGGCCTCCATGGTGCTGGGCTCGAGGCTCTTCGTCGGCGACGTGCCCCTGCGCAGCCGGCTCGGCAACTCCGTGACGCGGACGCTGTTCCGCCTCGCCACGGGGCTGCGCGTGCACGACACCCAGACGGGCCTGCGCGGGTACCCGGCGTCGTCGCTGCCCTGGCTGCTGAGCGTCGGGGGCGACCGCTACGAGTACGAGCTCGACCTGCTCCTGCAGGCCTCGGCGAGCGGCCGCACCGTCGAGGAGGTCGAGATCGCCACGATCTACCTCGACGACAACGCCGCGTCGCACTTCCGGCCGGTCGTCGACTCCCTGCGCATCTACGCCCCGTTGCTGAGGTTCTGCCTCGCGTCCCTCGCCGCCTTCGTGGTCGACACCGTGGCGCTCCTCGTGCTGCACGCGGTCACCGGGTCGCTGCTCGGGTCCGTGGTCGGCGCGCGTGCCCTGAGCTCGGCGGTCAACTTCACCACCAACCGGCGGCTGGTCTTCACCTCCGGCCGGGACAAGCCCGTGGCCGCCGCGGCGGTCCAGTACTACGCCGTCGTCGCGCTGCTCCTCGCGGGGAACTACGCGCTGCTCCTCGCGCTCACGTCAGCCGGCGTCGCGCTGCTCCCCGCCAAGGTGCTCACCGAGCTCACGCTCTTCGTGCTCGGCTACGAGCTCCAGCGCAGGGTCGTGTTCGCCCGACCCGAGCGCCTCCGGCGTGATCCCGGGGTCGGCGACCACGCCGACGCGCCTCTCAGTACACCGGTGGCCGGGACTGGAGCTCGGCGAGGACGGCGGGGTCCTGGAGCTCCATCCACGCGATGA
- a CDS encoding polysaccharide deacetylase, translated as MTSYAERTRARTTGEGAARGGRLSRTATLALAVTTSLSLVACSTSAAGPGSETATPTTAAPTAAPSPSAPEPTADPVPSPDPAPSPDPEPSPDPTPERAETNVPMTRLAPGEQPPQFIIFSFDGAGWHDRWQEFSAAAEEVDARFTGFLTGIYLLTDEHRDAYTGPGHAPGRASVGFGGSPEDVTTLVEDLNGAYRAGHEIGTHYNGHFCADNPPGAGDWSTADWTSELDQFFAFWEGWREINMMPEAQELEVPASEVRGGRTPCLEGDWEQIAPAWAEHGLTYDSSIPGSGMAWPTQQHGVWEFAMQSTASPTLGNVTAMDYNFWYKFNQAQDQPERAGEIHDAVLETYRHMYQATSTGNRAPVLVANHFNAWSGNAFNPAARDFMLEACDDEGTVCATYSDVIAWMELQDPAVLAELQSRPPVY; from the coding sequence ATGACGTCCTATGCAGAGCGGACGCGTGCCCGGACCACTGGGGAGGGTGCTGCGCGCGGCGGCAGGCTGAGCCGCACGGCGACCCTCGCCCTCGCGGTGACGACGTCGCTCTCGCTCGTCGCGTGCTCGACCTCCGCGGCAGGACCCGGCAGCGAGACGGCGACCCCGACGACGGCTGCGCCGACCGCTGCGCCCTCGCCCTCGGCGCCTGAGCCGACAGCCGACCCGGTTCCCTCACCCGACCCGGCTCCCTCACCTGACCCGGAGCCGTCACCTGACCCGACGCCGGAGCGCGCAGAGACCAACGTCCCGATGACACGTCTCGCGCCGGGCGAGCAGCCACCGCAGTTCATCATCTTCTCCTTCGACGGCGCCGGCTGGCACGACCGTTGGCAGGAGTTCTCGGCGGCGGCCGAGGAGGTCGACGCCCGGTTCACCGGGTTCCTCACCGGCATCTACCTGCTGACGGACGAGCACCGCGACGCGTACACGGGGCCGGGCCACGCACCCGGCCGGGCGTCGGTCGGCTTCGGCGGGTCGCCGGAGGACGTGACGACGCTCGTCGAGGACCTCAACGGCGCGTACCGGGCCGGTCACGAGATCGGCACGCACTACAACGGGCACTTCTGCGCGGACAACCCGCCCGGTGCCGGCGACTGGTCGACGGCCGACTGGACGAGCGAGCTCGACCAGTTCTTCGCGTTCTGGGAGGGCTGGCGCGAGATCAACATGATGCCCGAGGCCCAGGAGCTCGAGGTCCCGGCCTCGGAGGTGCGTGGAGGTCGGACTCCGTGCCTCGAGGGGGACTGGGAGCAGATCGCCCCGGCGTGGGCGGAGCACGGGCTGACCTACGACTCGTCCATCCCCGGCAGCGGCATGGCATGGCCCACCCAGCAGCACGGGGTGTGGGAGTTCGCGATGCAGTCGACGGCCTCACCGACCCTCGGGAACGTCACGGCCATGGACTACAACTTCTGGTACAAGTTCAACCAGGCGCAGGACCAGCCCGAGCGCGCCGGCGAGATCCACGACGCGGTCCTGGAGACCTACCGTCACATGTACCAGGCGACCTCGACCGGCAACCGTGCCCCGGTGCTCGTCGCCAACCACTTCAACGCGTGGAGCGGCAACGCCTTCAACCCGGCCGCCCGCGACTTCATGCTCGAGGCCTGCGACGACGAGGGCACGGTCTGCGCCACCTACTCCGACGTCATCGCGTGGATGGAGCTCCAGGACCCCGCCGTCCTCGCCGAGCTCCAGTCCCGGCCACCGGTGTACTGA
- the topA gene encoding type I DNA topoisomerase — protein sequence MSAGRKLVIVESPAKARTIAGYLGDDYEVEASVGHIRDLPQPSEMPADMKKGPFGKFAVNVDGGFEPYYEVYADKKKKVAELKRALKNADELYLATDEDREGEAIAWHLLQELKPKVPVHRMVFHEITREAINRALENTREIDGRMVDAQETRRILDRLYGYEVSPVLWRKVRQGLSAGRVQSVATRLVVERERERMAFVTANYWDVSGDFTTQDGPDAGEWFSAKLVQVDGARVASGRDFTDAGELKSPQGVVHLDEQAAHALVTALADQPAAVRSLETKPYTRRPAAPFTTSTLQQEASRKLRMSSRQAMRTAQTLYENGYITYMRTDSPSLSTQATDAARRQAAELYGPEYVPSSPRVYASKAKGAQEAHEAIRPAGDSFRTPAQVSREISGDQFKLYELIWKRTVASQMGDARGSTASVRLGVAGTLPAGAPSIGDAGPGSQTDAVFAASGTVITFRGFLAAYEEGRDTDRYDSADSTGTSKKAEGDARLPQMAEGDAMTSRELSADGHSTSAPPRFTEASLVKALEERGIGRPSTYASTISTIQDRGYVLSRGQALVPSWLAFAVIRLLEEHFGQLIDYDFTAEMEADLDAIAAGDKERVAWLTQFYFGDDTEGSDEGLRQLVEDLGDIDAREINSVPIGEGITLRVGRYGPYIEDTAAEVAEGENPPRASVPDEVAPDELTVAKARELLETQGDGDIELGVDPSTQTTIVAKAGRYGPYVTELLPEPEFEEGLSAAALKRAKAALPKPRTASLLKTQSLQTITLDDALQLLSLPRVVGVDPESGTEITAQNGRYGPYLKRGTDSRTLPSEESMFTVTLAEALEIYAQPKRGRGATAAPPLKELGEDPTSQKPIVIKDGRFGAYVTDGTTNRTLPKDITIEAITHEQAVELLAEKRAKGPVKKTTRATAAKKTPAKKTPAKATAAKSTTARSTTTKTATAKKAPAKKAPAKKAAPEA from the coding sequence ATGTCCGCTGGTCGCAAGCTCGTCATCGTGGAGTCGCCCGCCAAGGCACGCACGATCGCCGGTTACCTCGGCGACGACTACGAGGTCGAGGCGAGCGTCGGGCACATCCGTGACCTCCCGCAGCCCTCGGAGATGCCTGCGGACATGAAGAAGGGCCCCTTCGGCAAGTTCGCGGTCAACGTCGACGGTGGGTTCGAGCCGTACTACGAGGTGTACGCGGACAAGAAGAAGAAGGTCGCCGAGCTCAAGCGGGCCCTGAAGAACGCCGACGAGCTCTACCTCGCGACCGATGAGGACCGCGAGGGCGAGGCCATCGCGTGGCACCTGCTCCAGGAGCTCAAGCCCAAGGTCCCCGTGCACCGCATGGTGTTCCACGAGATCACCCGCGAGGCGATCAACCGGGCTCTGGAGAACACCCGCGAGATCGACGGTCGCATGGTCGACGCGCAGGAGACCCGCCGCATCCTCGACCGCCTCTACGGCTACGAGGTGTCCCCGGTGCTGTGGCGCAAGGTCCGCCAGGGCCTGTCTGCTGGTCGTGTGCAGTCGGTCGCGACCCGCCTGGTCGTCGAGCGCGAGCGCGAGCGCATGGCCTTCGTCACCGCGAACTACTGGGACGTGTCGGGCGACTTCACCACGCAGGACGGCCCGGACGCCGGCGAGTGGTTCTCCGCGAAGCTGGTCCAGGTGGACGGCGCACGCGTGGCCTCCGGCCGCGACTTCACGGACGCCGGCGAGCTGAAGAGCCCCCAGGGAGTGGTGCATCTCGACGAGCAGGCCGCGCACGCCCTCGTCACCGCCCTGGCCGACCAGCCGGCCGCGGTCCGCAGCCTCGAGACGAAGCCGTACACGCGTCGCCCGGCCGCACCGTTCACCACCTCGACGCTCCAGCAGGAGGCGTCGCGCAAGCTCCGCATGTCCTCTCGGCAGGCGATGCGCACCGCGCAGACCCTGTACGAGAACGGGTACATCACCTACATGCGTACGGACTCCCCGTCGCTGTCGACCCAGGCCACCGACGCCGCGCGCCGCCAGGCCGCCGAGCTCTACGGCCCCGAGTACGTGCCGTCGTCGCCCCGCGTCTACGCCTCGAAGGCCAAGGGTGCGCAGGAGGCCCACGAGGCCATCCGCCCCGCAGGGGACTCGTTCCGCACGCCGGCCCAGGTGTCCCGCGAGATCAGCGGCGACCAGTTCAAGCTCTACGAGCTCATCTGGAAGCGCACGGTCGCGTCGCAGATGGGCGACGCCCGCGGCTCGACGGCCTCGGTCCGTCTCGGTGTCGCCGGGACCCTCCCCGCGGGCGCACCGTCGATCGGCGACGCCGGCCCTGGCTCCCAGACCGACGCCGTCTTCGCGGCCTCGGGCACGGTCATCACCTTCCGCGGCTTCCTCGCCGCCTACGAGGAGGGTCGCGACACCGACCGCTACGACTCCGCCGACTCCACGGGGACCTCCAAGAAGGCCGAGGGCGACGCACGGCTGCCCCAGATGGCCGAGGGCGACGCGATGACCTCGCGCGAGCTCTCCGCAGACGGGCACTCGACCTCGGCGCCGCCGCGCTTCACGGAGGCCAGCCTCGTCAAGGCGCTCGAGGAGCGCGGCATCGGCCGCCCCTCGACGTACGCGTCGACGATCTCGACCATCCAGGACCGCGGCTACGTGCTGAGCCGCGGCCAGGCCCTCGTGCCCAGCTGGCTGGCCTTCGCGGTGATCCGGCTGCTCGAGGAGCACTTCGGCCAGCTCATCGACTACGACTTCACCGCCGAGATGGAGGCGGACCTCGACGCGATCGCCGCGGGCGACAAGGAGCGCGTCGCCTGGTTGACGCAGTTCTACTTCGGCGACGACACCGAGGGCTCTGACGAGGGGCTGCGCCAGCTCGTCGAGGACCTCGGCGACATCGACGCCCGCGAGATCAACTCGGTGCCGATCGGCGAGGGCATCACGCTGCGCGTCGGTCGCTACGGCCCGTACATCGAGGACACCGCCGCCGAGGTCGCGGAGGGCGAGAACCCGCCCCGTGCCTCCGTGCCCGACGAGGTCGCGCCCGACGAGCTCACGGTCGCCAAGGCGCGCGAGCTCCTCGAGACCCAGGGCGACGGCGACATCGAGCTCGGGGTGGACCCGTCGACCCAGACGACCATCGTCGCCAAGGCGGGCCGCTACGGCCCGTACGTGACCGAGCTCCTGCCCGAGCCCGAGTTCGAGGAGGGCCTGTCGGCCGCCGCGCTCAAGCGCGCCAAGGCCGCCCTGCCCAAGCCGCGCACGGCGTCGCTGCTCAAGACGCAGTCGCTCCAGACGATCACCCTCGACGACGCGCTCCAGCTGCTCTCGCTGCCGCGCGTGGTCGGCGTCGACCCCGAGTCCGGGACCGAGATCACCGCGCAGAACGGCCGCTACGGCCCGTACCTCAAGCGCGGCACGGACTCCAGGACGCTGCCGAGCGAGGAGTCGATGTTCACGGTCACCCTCGCCGAGGCCCTCGAGATCTACGCGCAGCCCAAGCGTGGGCGCGGGGCCACCGCCGCGCCGCCGCTCAAGGAGCTCGGCGAGGACCCCACGTCGCAGAAGCCGATCGTCATCAAGGACGGTCGCTTCGGCGCCTACGTGACCGACGGGACGACCAACCGGACGCTCCCCAAGGACATCACCATCGAGGCGATCACCCACGAGCAGGCCGTCGAGCTGCTCGCGGAGAAGCGCGCCAAGGGCCCGGTCAAGAAGACCACCCGTGCGACCGCCGCCAAGAAGACCCCGGCCAAGAAGACGCCCGCCAAGGCCACGGCAGCGAAGTCGACGACGGCCAGGTCGACGACCACGAAGACGGCGACCGCCAAGAAGGCCCCGGCCAAGAAGGCCCCCGCGAAGAAGGCAGCGCCCGAGGCCTGA
- a CDS encoding phosphatase PAP2 family protein → MGVRLLALLVAVAAAVGTFVVWEVFVATRTGQVVEDYAYDGALTGRTRLWTVAEPVLGVVSVSFVVLGTLAAVAIALVRRRWLLAVQALVLVGGANLTTQLVKKVVLDRPVFDSEAWWTNSLPSGHTTVAASVSVALLLTVPRLARPWVAFFGAVYTAATGISTLVGQWHRPSDVVAAVLVVLAWGALACSLTTWDAQDPGPADDRPRRISAPKGSSSAWVLAVLGVAGIGAGGIALWALQQTVTVATGSGQPLTTNAEMVAYAGGAAGVVAATALSFGLLLALRQTVARPRSAASRRAPGVTTAA, encoded by the coding sequence GTGGGCGTCCGTCTCCTCGCGCTGCTCGTCGCCGTCGCCGCCGCGGTCGGGACCTTCGTCGTGTGGGAGGTGTTCGTCGCCACCCGCACCGGACAGGTCGTCGAGGACTACGCCTACGACGGTGCGCTCACCGGCCGCACCCGGCTGTGGACCGTCGCGGAGCCCGTCCTGGGCGTCGTGTCCGTGAGCTTCGTGGTGCTCGGCACCCTCGCGGCCGTCGCGATCGCCCTGGTCCGCAGGCGCTGGCTCCTCGCGGTCCAGGCCCTCGTCCTCGTGGGCGGCGCGAACCTCACCACGCAGCTCGTCAAGAAGGTCGTGCTCGACCGTCCGGTCTTCGACTCCGAGGCGTGGTGGACCAACTCGCTCCCGAGCGGGCACACGACGGTCGCGGCGTCGGTGTCGGTCGCCCTCCTGCTCACCGTCCCCCGGCTCGCGCGCCCCTGGGTGGCGTTCTTCGGCGCCGTCTACACCGCGGCGACGGGCATCTCGACACTGGTCGGGCAGTGGCACCGTCCGAGCGACGTGGTCGCGGCCGTGCTCGTCGTGCTCGCCTGGGGTGCGCTCGCCTGCTCCCTGACCACCTGGGACGCGCAAGACCCCGGGCCGGCGGACGACCGCCCCCGTCGGATCTCCGCGCCGAAGGGCTCGTCCTCGGCCTGGGTGCTCGCGGTCCTGGGGGTCGCCGGCATCGGCGCGGGCGGCATCGCGCTGTGGGCGCTCCAGCAGACGGTGACGGTCGCGACCGGGTCGGGGCAGCCGCTGACGACCAACGCCGAGATGGTCGCCTACGCGGGCGGGGCGGCCGGCGTGGTCGCGGCGACCGCGCTCTCCTTCGGGTTGCTCCTCGCGCTGCGGCAGACCGTCGCGCGGCCACGTTCTGCGGCTTCCCGCCGTGCTCCAGGTGTGACGACGGCAGCATGA